The Thunnus thynnus chromosome 24, fThuThy2.1, whole genome shotgun sequence genome window below encodes:
- the acadl gene encoding long-chain specific acyl-CoA dehydrogenase, mitochondrial — translation MFVKNIAKSCYSGLRNVSGRGQTLSAATTRLQHSQTQEQRHPSKRPETSGAKTLMDIGTRRIFNEDHDMFRESVRRFFQEEVVPHHKEWEKAGQVSREVWEKAGEQGLLGIMTPEEHGGIGGDLFSTAITWEEQMYSNCSGPGFALHSDIVLPYILNYGSKEQIDYFAPKMNAGKCIGAIAMTEPGAGSDLQGVRTYAKKDGSDWILNGNKVFITNGWMADLVVVVTVTNREAKTAAHGISLFLVENGMKGFQKGRKLEKIGLKAQDTAELFFEDVRLPANALLGELNKGFYYLMKELPQERLLIADMAIASCEFMFEETRNYVLQRKAFGKTISHLQTVQHKLAELKTEICVGRSFVDNCLQLHAEKRLDPSTASMAKFWASDLQNKVATQCLQLHGGWGYMWEYPIAKAFVDSRIQPIYGGTNEIMKELIARTIVSQK, via the exons atgtttgTCAAAAATATCGCTAAAAGCTGCTATTCCGGTTTGAGAAATGTCTCCGGGCGAGGACAGACACTTTCTGCTGCTACTACAAG ATTGCAGCACAGTCAGACCCAGGAGCAAAGGCATCCCTCCAAACGTCCAGAGACCTCTGGCGCCAAGACCCTGATGGACATTGGCACTCGCCGGATCTTCAATGAGGACCATGACATGTTCAGAGAAAGTGTCCGGCGCTTCTTTCAAGAGGAGGTGGTGCCACACCACAAAGA GTGGGAGAAGGCAGGTCAGGTGAGCAGGGAGGTGTGGGAGAAGGCTGGCGAGCAAGGCCTGCTGGGAATAATGACGCCAGAGGAGCACGGTGGCATCGGAGGAGACTTGTTTTCTACCGCCATCACATGGGAGGAACA AATGTATTCCAACTGCTCAGGACCCGGTTTCGCCCTGCACTCCGACATAGTCTTGCCCTACATCCTCAACTACGGCTCCAAGGAGCAGATCGACTACTTTGCCCCCAAGATGAATGCAGGAAAATGCATCGGCGCTATTGCCATGACAGAGCCGGGAGCAGGCAG TGATCTTCAAGGTGTGAGGACATACGCCAAGAAGGACGGCAGCGACTGGATCCTCAACGGCAACAAG GTGTTCATCACAAACGGTTGGATGGCTGACCTGGTGGTGGTAGTGACCGTGACCAACCGCGAGGCCAAGACAGCCGCGCACGGCATCAGTCTGTTCCTGGTGGAGAACGGCATGAAGGGCTTCCAGAAAGGACGCAAGTTGGAGAAGATCGGTCTGAAGGCTCAG GACACAGCCGAACTGTTTTTTGAGGATGTGCGGCTCCCAGCTAACGCCCTCTTAGGGGAACTCAACAAGGGTTTCTACTATCTCATGAAGGAACTGCCTCAG GAGCGTCTGTTGATTGCTGACATGGCCATAGCGAGTTGTGAGTTCATGTTTGAGGAAACCAGGAACTATGTGTTGCAGAGGAAAGCTTTCGGCAAGACAATCTCTCACCTACAG ACTGTGCAGCACAAGCTGGCAGAGCTGAAGACTGAAATCTGTGTGGGCCGATCCTTCGTGGATAACTGCCTTCAGCTCCACGCTGAGAAACGCCTGGATCCCTCCACGGCCTCCATGGCCAAGTTCTG GGCATCTGACCTCCAGAACAAGGTGGCCACTCAGTGCCTGCAACTCCATGGAGGCTGGGGCTACATGTGGGAATATCCCATTGCCAA GGCATTTGTGGACTCTCGTATTCAGCCCATCTACGGAGGCACCAACGAGATCATGAAAGAGCTCATCGCCCGCACCATTGTCAGCCAGAAGTGA